The genomic interval tcactctctctctctctctctctctctctctctctcactcactctctcactctctctcactcactctctctcactcactcagtcactcacttactcagtcactcactctctcagtctctctctctcactcactcactcactcactcactcactcactctctcagtctatcagtctctctcactcactcactcactctctctctctcactcattcactcactcactcactcactcactctctcagtctatcagtctcactcactcacactctctctctctctctctcactcactctctcagtctctctctctcactcgctcactctctctctctctctctctctcactcactcactctatcagtctctcactcactcactcactcactctcactctctctctctcactcactctctcactctctctctcactcactcactcactcactctctctctctgtctctcactcactcagtctctcagtctctcagtctctctcactcactcactcactctctctctcactcactctctctctctctgtctctctctctctcactcactcactcactcacaccctctctctctctctctaactcactcactcactcactcactcactcactcactctctcagtctctctctcactcactcactctctttcactcactctctcagtctcactcactcactcactcactctctctctctctctctctctctctctctctcactcactcactcactcactcactcactcactcactcactcactctctcagtctctcagtctcactcactctctctctctctctcactctctcagtctctcagtctcactcactcactctctctctctctctctctctctcactcactctctcactctctcactctctctctctctctctctctctctctctcactcactcactcactcactctctctcactctctcagtctctctccctctctcactcactctctcagtctctctctctcactcactcactctctctctctctcactcactcactcactctctcagtctctctctctctgtcactcactcacactctctctcctctctctctctctccccaagtgggacaagggctgcatatgtggttggactggcagaagaatcccagcaggtgcatgtgggtcagaaggttgattgcggcctcttttcttttccttgTTGTATATatgtatggggcggcaggtagcttagtggttaagagtggttaagagcgttgtgccagtaaccgaaaggtcgctggttctaatccccgaggcgactaggtgaaaaatctgtcgatgtgcccttgagcaaggcacttaaccctaattgctcatgtaagtcgctctggataagagcgtctgctaaatgactaaaatgtaaatgtataggctATCCCCAAGGTAGTCATTGGGATCCGCTACTGCTCCAACGACTATCGCAAGGGCCGCCCGCTCGCTCACTGTGTTATACTGTGACTTGGCCTACAGACACATTCATATCCTCACGTGGAAGCAACTGCcttagctggtagagcacggcgcttgtaacaccaaggtagtgggttcgatccccgggaccacccatacacaaaaatgtatgcacgcatgactgtaagtcgctttggataaaagcgtctgctaaatggcatattatattattattattttattatatttatccTGTTGCCTCATGAGGGTAGTAGGAAGGAAAATACACTATGTGACTCAAATGTACTACACTTTACATGGACATtttgagtcatgtagcagacgctcttatccagagccacttacagttaagtgtgtgcctacattttcatactggccccccttgggaaacgaacccgcaaccctggcgttgcaagcacagtgctctaccaactgagctacaggggactatttaTGTATGATGCGACCTGGACCAGAAATGACCCGTTGGCAAAAAGGGCtacgtttatatatatatatgcctactcctattcttcctagacgggattattcacccccctttttATTCTTGCCATTATCGTTCTCATTCACATCATTAGGGTATAGTCCAATGATGGAGCGTCCATTCTCTCCGTCCGTGTCCTACCGATTCAGGAAGTCGACTCAAAATGACTATCCGCTCATTAAACGACAAAAGGCATTTCTTTCCATTCAAACCCAACAGACTGCTTTTTATTTACACCCTTTGTCAAATGGTGCCATTTTACAttgccttcacctggaatggaggccgacaaacatgggttactattcagcgtgcaaagacaacaaaaaaggcgtgctaaacccctacgctggaacgggcgggggaaatgatacaatgtagccgTTCTCCGAGCCGGCGCGCGCCGCCCATTAAACAATGATACAATGTAACCGCGGTCCTACCTGCGCATTCATTCGGTGGCGATGGAAATgctctttttactgacagagtgggtggctcttaaaagagcctttgggttagtAGAGCAGTCCAAATGCGCTGTTTACTTGGAGCTGGTGTACTTGGTTACGGCCTTGGTGCCCTCGGACACGGCGTGTTTGGCAAGTTCACCCGGGAGCAGCAGGCGCACGGCGGTCTGGATCTCCCTGGAGGTGATGGTAGAACGCTTGTTGTAGTGGGCCAGGCGAGAGGACTCTCCGGCGATACGCTCGAAGATGTCGTTCACGAACGAGTTCATGATTCCCATGGCCTTGGAGGAGATGCCGGTGTCGGGGGTGGACCTGCTTCAGGACCTTGTACACGTAGATGGCGTAACTCTCCTTCCTGGACTTTCTGCGCTTCTTGCCGCCCTTCCCTGCGGTCTTGGTGACGGCTttcttggagcccttcttgggcGCTGACTTTGCTGGCTCGGGCATGATGATGTCTCGTTGCTTCTCAGAAACGAATGAGGGGGTGAAGGGCGCTTACCCGTCTTATGAAGAGGAAGCGAATCAAAGTCGGCGGCCGTGGACACTCCCCTGCTTGCTCGTAGGCGCCCCTGCTATTTGCCCAGTGGAGCTCTAGCGCTCAAAAGAGCCTTCCGCTCAGAGGCTAGCTTCCCGAACAAAGACAATTGAGGGCGCGCGCGGGTCCtcacaccctccctcctctctatagcctatgctctgtgaccgatggggaattgtgtgtttcAAAAGGGGGGCCTGAATAGTTGTCCGAATGGCACGATTGTTGTGCCACATAATGCTGGTGATAGAATTGCCCACGTTGGCACCGTCAGACATAGGGCTCCCATTTTGGACTGTGTGTGCGCGCGCTGTCCCCCTCTTTTCGAGGCACGTCTACCGACTGGTGGTGGCTTTATGTTGTCCAAATGCCACTATTGCTTGACCCAAAATAACAACGTCACTACACTTTGCCACTGTCAGATATAGGCCTCCCTCTGTGCGCTAAAACGGGAAGGGACATTAGAATCCTCTATTTAATACTCCCTGTCCACTCGAAGTGGCTCATACTTTCCTACCAAATAGCAtacggaagaaaaaaaaaaaaactatatggAATGGGCCCTTTTGAAGCggatgtgggtggctcttaaaagagcctttgggttcgagTCGGGGTGTTGTGGTTCCGAAGAGAGTGACTTTAACCGCCGAAACCGTACAGGGTGCGTCCCTGACGTTTCAGAGCGTAGACCACGTCCATAGCGGTAACGGTCTTCCTCTTGGCGTGCTCGGTGTAGGTGACTGCGTCACGGATCACGTTCTCCAGGAACACCTTCAGGACACCGCGGGTCTCCTCGTAGATCAGACCGGAAATACGCTTCACGCCGCCGCGGCGAGCCAGACGGCGGATAGCGGGTTTGGTGATTCCCTGGATGTTATCGCGGAGAACTTTGCGGTGACGCTTGGCGCCTCCTTTTCCAAGTCCCTTGCCGCCTTTGCCTCTTCCAGACATGGTGTGTTCGCTAGTATGAGTTCAAGTGAATGAATGACTTCAGCAACGGTGCGTGGAGAGCTATTATCTGCGTTTggtcgacctgattgaggccagcgGCACAGAAAGCGCGCCTCTGTGATATGTTCGGAGGCGTTGCAAAGGGGGGCGCTCGTTCTAGGGGACTAGGGAGGAGCGATTTCAAAGGTGACGTGAAAGCACCTACCGTGCGCGGGAAACATACTCAAATACTGATATAGGCTATGTGGAACACAAGGCCAAACGGTGACAACTGGGAGATCAGCTAGTACACTGTGTCCCTGTcctcatgttgttgttgttgttgttgttgttgttgttgttgttgttgttgttgcacctGATTTTACTCATTGAGGACTTGCTAATTAGGTGACAGGTTGTTCAGTCAGCTGTGGCTGTCCAGGGCTACAAGAAAAATGGGTATTGTTGGGGGTAGGCTACTCTAccgctggagttgggaaacactgacctaGTAGGATGAGTCTGTTTAGCTCTGGAAGGACGTGTCGTATTGACTGTCATTAATAAacatcactcttcttctttctTCCCTAGACACCACTCGGCCTGACAGTAAGGGGGCCAAGAGGACCTGGGGTGCGGATGGGAGGGGTGGTGATCCCTCTGCAAGCTGGAGCGTTTAGAAAATAGTTGTCATCATCCTTATGCCTAATGTGTGTTGCAGCCAAACAGCACACACTGTTTGTGTGACTCCCTGACATTACGCAATGATGTAAGCACATTTGGGAATGTCTTCCATATTGTTGCATAAAGACGACCGTGTGCATAAACTGTGAGGCCGAGAGTGGCGAGAGTGGCGTACCtttaccccccacacacacacatacacacacacaatgaagggATTGATTTCCTACGCATACAGAGGTGATAGTGATGTGCCAATATTGTATGGTACCTTTCTTAGCAAACCAATAATAAAGCTTCTTATAATGGAATAAATGTTATGATGTTGATCATTTGTATTGCCGCAGGATAGCCTCAGATGTGTCGTCAAAGAACGGCCACAGAAAGAGGGCCCATCTCAACTGTTCATTTCAAAAGGGACAAATTGGAGGGGGGGGGGTGCACTGATGCCATAAGGGCCCAAGAGCACAGACTGCCACTTTATCATTCAGTGCAGTTGAACATCTCAGATGTGACTAGCTTTCATAGGACAACTTATTGTTGCCATAATTGTCTCTTACCTGTACTTACTGGCTGCCGGCCCTCGGTGGAGTATATCGAGGAACAGAGGGTGCCTTTTAGGATAAGGACTAACAAGGTTTTGACTAGGTGggatacagctacgaccggaagtgacttttccCTAGCAGGTTAGGCTAATTAGGCTAGAGTGCAGATACTTGACATGTACAGTACAACAACAAATCACAGAGGGCCTGTTACCACACCCTATAGGCTTGAACATCATAATATaacaatatataataatactCATACATAATAATCGAAAATCACCTTTGACTACAGTGACATTGGTagtaagtaggctacagtataatgGATAGCTACCCAACTGGGACAGAAAGTGGAAATGGAAGGGGGACACGCAGTGAGCAAAACTCCTAACGacataaaaacacagacactTCAGTGGAACACACAGGGCTAGACGGGAAGGAAGACGTGGAGAAGGACTATTGAAGAGGAGATGAAGAACACCGGAAGCATCGAGTGAAGAAATGGGCCCGGAACAGGGTTAGGCCGAGATGCACTGTTGACGCCTATGCTTCATTTAGGACCTCAAAGAAATGAGTCAACTCCTATAGGGACTATTTTCACCGCCACCTGCTGGACCAGAGGTCATGTGGCCAACACTCTGCTTGAGATCATTAAgagctataaggagtccatcaactaCCTGGTCAGTCCAAGTCATATAGGGGGATTtcatggccacctgctggagcagaagtcatgtttgccaacactggccttaaaatcattaggagctataaggagtccatcaactaactggtcagtcaagtcatatagggagggatgtcatggccacctgctggagcacaagtaatgtttgccaacactggccttaaaatcattaggagctataaggaataaatcaactcatcattcaagtcatatagggagggatcttagcaccacctgctggatcaGAAGTACCCTTCACCGTAGGCACAAGAGAGCCATCATCTCTCAACCGGTGCAATTTCCATAAGTATGTGGTAATAAAACAAACAACGACAGCTCCTCATATAGGCAgtggtttcaaaactctaagcgcGTGTTCAAGTAGAGCACACCAAATCATACATGTACTTGTTCATCACACTGAATCAGTGTTTAATCTAGAAATACATGCCTCGCGTTGCAATACGTGTTCTTGTAAAGTCATTGctttccacaatgcaatgctcacatcacTTTCCGTGTGATGTTGGTcatttgttcaaatgtatttgactatgACTTAATCCGACTGCTCTGAATTCATAATAACCTCACGGTTTGGTGTTAACCTACCGATTTTCAACTGCTTTGCCTACTGCAGATTAGGAACGCtgtcatgaaaatgtatgcttgGGAAGTgttgctcctgagtggcgcagtggtctaaggcactgcatcgcagtgctaactgtgccactagagatcctgggtcGAATCCAGGATCTCTAATGTCTGTGTTCTGAGTGGCAAAAATAATGATTTTTTCATAACATTTAGATATGTGCATACTGCCTGTCCTTAGGCAACCGCATTTAGAAGGGAAAGAAGTGGAACAAATGAATACTTTTCTTGCTCTTCAATCAAAACAAAACCTTCACAAAGTGGTGCGTTTTGCCCCTAAATGACCCCTGAGGATTAGTGTGTTCTCATTTGTCAGTAATTGACCCTGACATACTCCCTTTAAATGGTACTATTTTACGCAAAcgtatactgtaatgtactactattatgatgatgactattataATGTCACTTCACGGTAAGTAGAGCGAAATGCTGATATTGACAAGGTCAGAGATGTAAGGTATGTCCCAAATGCATCCCCTATACCGTAAACGTGGATCCAAAAGGAAGTTGCTGGGGTCTATTGGATGAGGGGTGTACTCAACTGTGCCTCAGAGAGAGGCACAGTtgagtactctctctctctctctcactcactctctcactcactcactcactcactcagtctctcagtctcactcactcacactctctctctctctctcattcactcactctctcagtctctcagtctctctctctcactcactcactcactgactcactctctcagtctctcactcactcactcactcactcattcactcattcagtctctctctctctctcactcactctctctctctctctctctcactcactctctcagtctctcagtctctctctctctctcactcactcactccactcactcactcactcactcactctctcagtctctctctcactcactctctctctctctctctctctctctctctctctctctctctctctctctctctctctctctctctctctctctctctctctctcagtctctcagtctctcagtctcactcactcacactctctctctctctctctctcactcactctctcagactctcagtctctctctctctcactcactctctcactctctctctctcactcactcactctctcagtctctcagtctctctctctcactcactcactcactcactctctctctctctctctctcactcactcactcactcactcactcactcattcactcactctctcagtctctcagtctcactcacccacactctctctctctctctctctctctctctctctctctctctctctctctcactcactcactcactcactcactcactctctcagtctctctctctctctcactcactcactcactcactctctctctctctctctctctccctctctcactcactcactcactcactcactctctcagtctctcagtctcactcactcacactctctctcactcactcactcactcactctctcagtctctctctctcactcactcactctctctctctcactcactcactctctcagtctctcagtctctctctcactcactcactcagtcactcacttactcagtcactcactctctcagtctctctctctcactcactcactcactcactctctctctctctctctcactcactcattcactcactcactcactcactctcagtctctcagtctctctctctcactcactcactctctcagtctttcaatctctctctctcactcactcactcactctctctctctctctcactcactcactcactcactcactcactcactcactcactctctcagtctctcagtctctctctcactcactcactcaatcactcactctctctcactcactcactctctcactctctctctctctcactcactcactcactct from Coregonus clupeaformis isolate EN_2021a unplaced genomic scaffold, ASM2061545v1 scaf3190, whole genome shotgun sequence carries:
- the LOC123489686 gene encoding LOW QUALITY PROTEIN: histone H2B-like (The sequence of the model RefSeq protein was modified relative to this genomic sequence to represent the inferred CDS: deleted 1 base in 1 codon) is translated as MPEPAKSAPKKGSKKAVTKTAGKGGKKRRKSRKESYAIYVYKVLKQVHPDTGISSKAMGIMNSFVNDIFERIAGESSRLAHYNKRSTITSREIQTAVRLLLPGELAKHAVSEGTKAVTKYTSSK
- the LOC123489687 gene encoding histone H4 gives rise to the protein MSGRGKGGKGLGKGGAKRHRKVLRDNIQGITKPAIRRLARRGGVKRISGLIYEETRGVLKVFLENVIRDAVTYTEHAKRKTVTAMDVVYALKRQGRTLYGFGG